The following coding sequences are from one Bifidobacterium sp. window:
- a CDS encoding DUF1801 domain-containing protein, translating to MTTPEQEHTESTLSAEEQQAVKDRAREIRQSKKRISKQEREALEAQDVSNAIAKLDDSDRSIAQSIVRIAAEVDPELKTKLWYGMPAFTKNGKVVIHLLPAGKFHMRYATLGFEDTANLDDGDIWPVAYAITSINSQTESLIRRTIANAVRKLENEG from the coding sequence ATGACAACTCCAGAGCAAGAACATACCGAATCAACGCTCAGTGCAGAAGAACAGCAAGCAGTCAAAGACCGCGCACGCGAAATACGACAAAGCAAAAAACGAATTTCTAAGCAGGAACGTGAAGCTTTAGAAGCTCAAGACGTGTCTAATGCCATTGCCAAACTCGATGACAGTGATAGAAGTATTGCACAGAGCATTGTTCGTATAGCCGCAGAGGTTGACCCTGAGCTAAAAACCAAACTTTGGTATGGGATGCCGGCATTCACCAAAAATGGCAAAGTAGTCATACATCTGCTTCCAGCAGGAAAATTTCATATGCGTTATGCGACTCTTGGCTTTGAAGATACTGCCAACCTCGATGACGGAGATATTTGGCCCGTTGCATATGCCATCACCTCCATCAATTCTCAGACTGAATCGCTCATCAGGCGTACAATCGCCAACGCGGTACGCAAACTTGAGAATGAAGGTTAG